A genomic segment from Glycine soja cultivar W05 chromosome 18, ASM419377v2, whole genome shotgun sequence encodes:
- the LOC114395541 gene encoding THO complex subunit 4D-like has protein sequence MASSLDMSLDDRIKNRSNRGRGRGGRGRAHSGRGPSGALNGGRMAGAVSSRRMAGASNGGRTTGAVRRGPLMVNTRPSSYAIAKSIRRARPFPWQHDLFEDSLRAAGIQGVEVGTKLYVSNLDHGVTNEDIRELFSELGELKRFAVHYDKNGHPSGSAEVVYTRRSDAFAALKRYNNVLLDGKPMKIEIVGSNSELPISARVNVTGVNGRRKRTVVMTPRGGQAGGGPTMPNRGAGRGRRGGPRSGSGRGGGGGRGRGRGSRGGGGGRGRGRKDAVEKSAEELDKELETYHAEAMNIS, from the exons ATGGCTTCTTCCTTGGATATGTCGCTTGATGATAGAATAAAGAACAGAAGTAACAGAGGGAGAGGTAGAGGAGGACGTGGTAGAGCCCATTCTGGCCGTGGACCAAGTGGCGCTCTTAATGGTGGAAGAATGGCTGGTGCTGTTAGTAGTAGAAGAATGGCTGGTGCTAGTAATGGTGGAAGAACAACTGGTGCTGTTCGTAGAGGTCCTCTTATGGTTAACACTCGGCCGTCATCGTATGCTATTGCCAAG TCTATTCGCAGAGCTAGGCCCTTTCCATGGCAGCATGATTTGTTTGAAGATAGCTTAAGAGCTGCTGGGATTCAAGGAGTAGAAGTTGGCACCAAGTTGTATGTTTCCAATTTGGACCATGGAGTGACCAATGAAGACATAAGG GAACTTTTCTCTGAGCTTGGAGAGTTGAAGCGTTTTGCTGTTCATTATGACAAAAATGGACATCCAAGT GGTTCAGCTGAAGTCGTTTATACTAGAAGAAGTGATGCATTTGCTGCTCTTAAACGATATAATAATGTACTTTTGGATGGAAAGCCCATGAAGATTGAGATTGTTGGTTCCAATTCAGAATTGCCTATAAGTGCTCGGGTGAATGTCACTGGGGTGAATGGGCGCAGGAAGAGGACTGTTGTAATGAC GCCTAGAGGTGGCCAAGCTGGAGGTGGTCCTACTATGCCTAATCGTGGTGCTGG tCGGGGACGTCGAGGTGGCCCAAGGAGTGGCAGTGGACGTGGTGGAGGTGGTGGTCGAGGCCGTGGTCGCGGCAGCAggggtggtggtggaggtagAGGTCGTGGAAGAAAGGATGCTGTTGAGAAGTCAGCGGAGGAACTTGACAAGGAGCTGGAGACCTATCatgctgaagccatgaacatcTCTTGA
- the LOC114395540 gene encoding uncharacterized protein LOC114395540, which translates to MSASCGVVECVFVLGCARWLWKRCTYVGSYDSATWPAATADEFDRVPRVCRLILANYEPDLRTPQYQKPTSATGHRLNPDCVIKRVTYEDTLGHAPPYIIYLDHENKEIVLAVRGLNLAKESDYKVLLDNRLGQQMFDGGYVHHGLLKSAVWLLNRESETLKRLWVENGSEYEMVFAGHSLGSGVVSLLTILVVNHRDRLGGIPKEKIRCYALAPARCMSLNLAVKYANVIHSIVLQDDFLPRTATPLEDIFKSIFCLPCLLFLVCLRDTFIPEGRKLRDPRRLYAPGRMYHIVERKFCRCGRFPPEVRTAIPVDGRFEHIVLSCNATSDHGIIWIEREAEKALQLMKAQSSETVTDPPTVQKFQRLKTIEKEHRDALERAVSLNVPHAVDTAEKETSENNEGDDDASASANNNVSSNQSKSSGGRSNWDEVVEKLLKKKSETGEQNLERDTNVTQ; encoded by the exons ATGTCCGCCTCATGCGGGGTGGTGGAGTGCGTTTTCGTTCTGGGCTGCGCGCGGTGGCTGTGGAAGCGCTGCACCTACGTGGGCAGCTACGACAGCGCCACTTGGCCCGCCGCCACCGCCGACGAGTTCGACCGGGTGCCGCGCGTCTGCCGCCTCATCCTCGCCAACTACGAGCCCGATCTCCGCACCCCGCAGTACCAAAAACCCACCTCCGCCACCGGCCACCGCCTGAACCCGGACTGCGTCATCAAGCGCGTGACCTACGAGGACACGCTGGGCCACGCGCCTCCGTACATAATCTACCTCGACCACGAGAACAAGGAGATCGTGCTCGCCGTGCGTGGGCTGAACCTCGCCAAAGAGAGCGACTACAAGGTTCTCCTCGATAACCGGTTAGGGCAACAAATGTTTGATGGTGGGTATGTTCATCATGGGTTGTTGAAATCGGCAGTGTGGTTGTTGAACCGTGAATCGGAGACGCTGAAGCGGTTGTGGGTGGAGAATGGTTCGGAGTATGAGATGGTTTTCGCGGGGCACTCGTTGGGTTCTGGGGTGGTGTCGCTGTTGACCATTTTGGTTGTGAATCATAGGGACCGTTTGGGTGGGATTCCCAAGGAGAAGATTCGGTGCTATGCGCTTGCTCCAGCTAGGTGTATGTCCCTGAATTTGGCTGTCAAGTATGCCAATGTCATTCATTCTattgttttgcag gATGATTTCTTGCCAAGAACGGCCACTCCATTGGAAGATATATTCAAATCAATATTCTG CTTGCCCTGCTTGTTGTTCTTGGTTTGCCTGAGAGACACCTTCATACCTGAGGGTAGAAAGCTTAGAGATCCAAGGAGACTTTATGCACCTGGAAGAATGTACCATATTGTGGAGAGAAAATTCTGCAG ATGTGGGAGATTTCCTCCTGAAGTGAGGACTGCTATTCCTGTTGATGGAAGATTTGAGCATATTGTCTTGTCCTGTAATGCAACATCGGATCATGGAATTATTTGGATTGAAAGGGAGGCTGAGAAAGCCTTACAA TTAATGAAGGCTCAGAGCTCTGAAACTGTGACAGACCCTCCAACAGTACAAAAGTTTCAGAGGTTGAAGACCATAGAGAAAGAACATAGAGATGCTTTGGAAAGAGCTGTTAGCCTGAATGTACCTCATGCAGTGGACACTGCTGAGAAAGAAACATCTGAGAACAATGAAGGTGACGACGATGCATCCGCCAGTGCAAACAATAACGTCTCAAGTAACCAATCAAAATCTAGTGGTGGAAGGTCGAACTGGGATGAGGTAGTTGAAAAACTTCTAAAGAAGAAGAGTGAAACGGGAGAACAAAACCTGGAAAGGGATACGAATGTCACACAATAA
- the LOC114394539 gene encoding glutathione S-transferase DHAR3, chloroplastic-like isoform X1, whose protein sequence is MSAVRVQVSACAVSATVNHLRLRQNAVVSFRKKKPLTLRVVSMSSVPPSQPFEIAVKASVTTPNRLGDCPFCQRVLLTLEEKHLPYDPKLVDLTNKPEWFLKVNPDGKVPVIKFDEKWVPDSDVITQTLEEKYPSPPLVTPPERATAGSKIFSTFIGFLKSKDPNDGTEQALLSELSSFNDYIKENGPFINGSEISAADLSLGPKLYHLEIALGHYKKWTVPDSLTSLKSYMKAIFSRESFVKTSAQPQDVIEGWRPKVEG, encoded by the exons ATGTCCGCTGTGAGAGTTCAAGTTTCGGCGTGTGCGGTTTCCGCCACCGTCAACCACCTTCGCCTCCGCCAAAACGCCGTCGTTTCCTTCAGGAAGAAGAAGCCTCTCACTCTCAGAGTGGTCTCAATGTCTTCCGTTCCTCCTTCCCAACCCTTCGAAATCGCCGTTAAAGCTTCCGTCACCACACCCAACAGGCTCGGCGACT GCCCTTTTTGCCAAAGGGTGCTGCTGACACTGGAGGAAAAACATCTACCTTATGACCCCAAGTTGGTGGATTTGACCAACAAGCCAGAATG GTTCCTTAAAGTCAACCCTGATGGTAAAGTTCCTGTCATAAAGTTTGATGAGAAGTGGGTTCCTGATTCAGATGTTATTACTCAAAcattggaagagaagtatcccAGCCCACCATTGGTGACCCCACCTGAAAGGGCCACAGC GGGGTCAAAGATCTTTTCTACATTTATTGGATTTCTCAAGAGCAAGGATCCCAATGATGGAACAGAGCAAGCATTACTAAGTGAACTGAGCTCTTTCAATGATTACATCAAGGAAAAT GGTCCTTTCATCAACGGTAGTGAGATATCTGCAGCTGACCTATCACTTGGACCAAAGCTATACCATTTGGAGATTGCTTTGGGGCATTATAAGAAATGGACAGTGCCTGATTCACTTACCTCTTTGAAGTCTTATATGAAG GCCATTTTCTCGAGGGAATCGTTCGTTAAAACAAGTGCACAACCACAGGATGTCATTGAAGGTTGGCGTCCTAAAGTGGAAGGCTAA
- the LOC114395580 gene encoding HMG-Y-related protein A-like, with translation MATGVFINKPPSLPPYPEMILEAIEALNEDNGSNKSSISKYIESTYGGLPQGHKVLLNVHLAKMRDSGVLVFWKNNYTKRDPKAPPRRGRGRPPKPKEPLPPGTVLSPPRPKGRPPKDPNDPGKPPKALTESGRPRGRPRKMTRPTGGLGEALPASKVKAATSGRPRGRPPKVKPVFTEISA, from the exons ATGGCAACTGGGGTATTCATTAATAAACCCCCTTCACTTCCTCCGTACCCCGAG atgATTTTGGAGGCAATTGAAGCACTGAATGAAGACAATGGTTCTAATAAATCATCAATTTCGAAGTACATAGAATCTACCTACGGTGGATTACCTCAGGGCCACAAGGTTTTGCTCAATGTGCACCTCGCGAAAATGAGGGACAGTGGAGTGTTAGTGTTTTGGAAGAACAACTACACCAAGCGTGACCCAAAGGCGCCGCCAAGGCGTGGCCGTGGCAGGCCACCCAAGCCCAAGGAGCCTCTGCCACCGGGCACTGTCTTGTCACCGCCCAGGCCCAAGGGCCGTCCTCCGAAGGACCCGAATGACCCAGGGAAGCCACCTAAGGCCTTGACAGAAAGTGGCAGGCCCAGAGGCCGGCCCAGGAAGATGACCCGGCCCACTGGTGGACTAGGCGAAGCATTGCCAGCCTCCAAGGTGAAGGCTGCCACCAGTGGGAGGCCTAGAGGTAGACCTCCCAAAGTGAAGCCCGTGTTTACTGAAATAAGTGCTTAA
- the LOC114394539 gene encoding glutathione S-transferase DHAR3, chloroplastic-like isoform X2, whose amino-acid sequence MSAVRVQVSACAVSATVNHLRLRQNAVVSFRKKKPLTLRVVSMSSVPPSQPFEIAVKASVTTPNRLGDCPFCQRVLLTLEEKHLPYDPKLVDLTNKPEWFLKVNPDGKVPVIKFDEKWVPDSDVITQTLEEKYPSPPLVTPPERATAGSKIFSTFIGFLKSKDPNDGTEQALLSELSSFNDYIKENGPFINGSEISAADLSLGPKLYHLEIALGHYKKWTVPDSLTSLKSYMKNTKLEYFTKDAEDAFASA is encoded by the exons ATGTCCGCTGTGAGAGTTCAAGTTTCGGCGTGTGCGGTTTCCGCCACCGTCAACCACCTTCGCCTCCGCCAAAACGCCGTCGTTTCCTTCAGGAAGAAGAAGCCTCTCACTCTCAGAGTGGTCTCAATGTCTTCCGTTCCTCCTTCCCAACCCTTCGAAATCGCCGTTAAAGCTTCCGTCACCACACCCAACAGGCTCGGCGACT GCCCTTTTTGCCAAAGGGTGCTGCTGACACTGGAGGAAAAACATCTACCTTATGACCCCAAGTTGGTGGATTTGACCAACAAGCCAGAATG GTTCCTTAAAGTCAACCCTGATGGTAAAGTTCCTGTCATAAAGTTTGATGAGAAGTGGGTTCCTGATTCAGATGTTATTACTCAAAcattggaagagaagtatcccAGCCCACCATTGGTGACCCCACCTGAAAGGGCCACAGC GGGGTCAAAGATCTTTTCTACATTTATTGGATTTCTCAAGAGCAAGGATCCCAATGATGGAACAGAGCAAGCATTACTAAGTGAACTGAGCTCTTTCAATGATTACATCAAGGAAAAT GGTCCTTTCATCAACGGTAGTGAGATATCTGCAGCTGACCTATCACTTGGACCAAAGCTATACCATTTGGAGATTGCTTTGGGGCATTATAAGAAATGGACAGTGCCTGATTCACTTACCTCTTTGAAGTCTTATATGAAG AACACAAAACTCGAATATTTCACTAAAGATGCCGAAGATGCTTTTGCTTCTGCATAG